ACGGTGCTCTTCTGGGCGGAATAATAGCAAACTCGGTGAACCAGCCCTATTCCAAGGACATCATCGATGATTTTGCAGAACGCACCGGAACGAAGATAATGGAATACGTCCCCCGCTCGCTCACCGTCACCCAGAGCGAACTTCAGGGGCAGACCACTCTGGAGGCTTTTCCCGAATCCGCTCAGGCTCAGGTATACCTGAACCTTGCCGGAAAAGTGGCACAGCACCAGGAATCGAAGATTCCGCAGCCCCTTGAGGTTGAGGAACTGCGCAAATGGGCATCTGACTGGTCTGAAAAACTGCTGGAACTTGAAAAAGGTACGGTGCAGAGCACCGGCGCAAGCATATAGGAGCGCAAAATGAGTTACTACGAACTGAAGCAGCCCCCGAAAAGGGAGGACAGACTCAACGCATGTATCGCCCATGGTTCGTCCGTTTGCGGCATGGGAAACAAAAAGGGAAAAGCCTGTCTGATGCAGGACGGCGAGCGTGGATTTCAGCAGGGGTCAATATGCCTTCTGCTGCCAGCTCTCGGCATGCTGAACAGCATGCCCGGCAACGTTGTTCTCCTGCACAGCTCGCTGGGATGCTCCACGGCAACGCACTCGCAAAACGGCAGTGTACGCTACGGCAACCTCGCCCGAACAGGTAAGCTGACCGACGTCATCTGGGCATCCACAGCTCTCAACGAAACCGATGTGATAAGCGGCGGAGAAGAGAAGCTCAGCGAAGCCATAAAAGAGATAGACGCACGCTATAAACCCTACTGCATAACCGTTGTGTCGGCATGTGTTCCCGGAATAATCGGCGACGATATCGACGCCGTGATCCAGAACGTTCAGCCGGAGGTGGATGCTGTGCTCCTGCCTGTCCATTGCGAAGGCTTCCGCACAAAAATATGGGCAACGGCCTACGATGCGGTATACCACGGCATAAGCCGCACCCTCTTTTCAGGGAAACTGGGCGATGTCTCAAAGATCCGTGAGGATCTGAAACTGCCCAGACTTGAAAAAACCATCAATATCATGAACGTCTCCTCAATGGGACGAATAGACGAGCTGGAGCTTGAAAGACTGGTGAAAAAGATAGGTCTTGAGGCTAATATTTTTCCCGTCTACGCCCATCCCCAGAGCTTTGTGAAGGCATCACAGGCGGCTCTCTCCGTAAGCACATGCCCCACCCACGACGACTATTTCCTCGACTATCTGAAAGAGCGTTTCGACGTGCCATACACCCTCGCCCACATGCCCATCGGAATTGAAAACACCGGATTGTGGCTGAAGGATATCGCCGACAGACTGGGACTTGGCGCAGAGGCCGAAACCGTGATAAAGGAAGAAGAGACAGCTCTGCATAAGGCATTGGCTCAGTTCAAAGAATATTTTAAAGGCAAGAGGGTGTTTGTGAGTGCGGGAGAGTTCCGTGCGCTGTCAACCTCACTGCTTCTTGAAGAATTGGGTTTCGAAGTGGTCGGCATACGGTCGTTCCATCACGATGCCTTTGCCGACAACGAATATGAAAAACTGAACAGGTCCGCCAAAAGCGACTATGTTGTCAATATAGCAAACGTTCAGCCGTTTGAAGAGGCCAATCTGCTGAAAAAGCTGAAGCCCGACCTCTTTCTCGGTCACACTAACGGAAACGCCACAGCGGCGAAACTAGGAATCCCCACCCACCCGATCTATTATTCCGGTATCGCCTACATAGGCTACGCCGGAGCTTATCAGCTGGCAAAGAGGCTTTACAGACTTCTGAAGAACCCCTCATTCAACAGAAACCTGTCGAAGCATGTCACACTTCCCTATAAGCAGGAATGGTACAGCGAAAGCCCCTTTGCCTACATTAAAGGAGGAAACTCAGATGGCTGAACACTTTATAGAACGTCCAAGATATTCATGTGCTCTCGGCGGAGCATTTTTCACCTCTACGGCACTTCCCGAAACGGTATCTATCGTCCACTCCGGTTCGGGTTGTGCCGGATCCTTCGCATGGGGGCAGAACGGCGGAAGCGGATGTCAGGTCAGCGGCCACTGTGCGGCTCTGGCGGCTGCTGGTACGAACGTTCAGGAACACGAAGTGGTCTTCGGCGGAGAGGATCGCCTGAAAGAAGAGATAGAAGGCACTCTTAAAGTTCTGGACGGAAAGCTCTATCTGGTACTTACGGGGTGCGTCACGGAGATAATCGGAGATGATGTTAATGCCGTCATAAACGAATTTAAAGAGGTCGGGGTTGAGATTGCCGCCGCCCTCACCGGAGGATTCAAAGGCAGTTCATACAAAGGGTATGACATAGTTCTGAAAGCCCTGATAAAGGACTTCGTTAAACCAGCACAGGAGAAAATACCCAACAGGGTCAATATCTTCGGCATAGTTCCCTTCGTAGATCCTTTCTGGCGTGGAAACCTTGAAGGCATAAGAGACCTGCTCAGGGGTGCCGGAATAGAGGCGAACGTTTTCTTTACGCCGGATTCAAAGCTAGCAGACCTTGAATATTCGGCGTCTGCATCTCTGAACGTTGTGGTTTCAGGCGTGTACGGAATCGACCCTGCGGCGGAGTTTGAAAGAATACATAAAACTCCCTACACCTCACTGCCCCTGCCCATAGGCGCAGCGGCTTCGGCATCGTTCGTGCGTGCGGTATCCTCCGCTCTGGGGATAGATTCCGAAAGCTACATAGAGAGCGAGACAGAAAAATATTACAAATATCTGGAACTGCTCACCGACTGCTACACCGATCTGGACTTTCAGCGTTATGCGTTGGTGGTGGGCGACTCGAACTACTCGGTGGCTGTAACAAAATTTCTGGCAAACGAGGTAGGCTGGGTTCCTGTTCTGGCTCAATGCACGGATATCCTCACTCCGGAAGAACAGGACAGGATAAAAGAACTGCTGGCAGACGGCATAACTTCCGACGTCCACGTTGTTTTCGATACGGACGGCAGTCAATCGGCTGTGCATCTTAAAGAAATATGGGATGAAAACCGACACGGAGTATATGCGAACACCTTCTCTCCGGCATTCGTTGCGGGCAGTTCTCTGGAAAGAGCCACAGCCGAACAGCTGGGCGCAGGACATCTGAGCATATCGTTTCCAGTGTCCAACAGAGTTATAATCAACAGGGGATACACAGGTTTTAAAGGGGGACTGACTCTGTCAGAGGATCTCTTAAGCGTTCTTGTCTCCCCAAGATAGACCCTTTGAAATCTGTGGAAAAAGAAAAGGCGGTTCGGATCAGCTGAAACAACTGTATGTCTCTGCGAGGAAGCCATAAGCTGACGAAGCAGTCTTCCAACTCATGAACATATCAGAGCAGTCAGCAAAACCGGACCGCTTTTTCAACTCAAATCCAAACAAAAAAAGGCGAGCCGTTAAGCTCGCCTTTTTAATATCGTTTGCCCGAAAGCGCAGATTATTTAATACCTGCAACTTCCTCAAGCATAGCTGTAGTAACTGATTTGGGACGCTCGATAGCGTAGCCGAGAGCTCTGTCCCAAGTGATGTTCGCAAGAACACCGAATGCACGGCCGACGCCGAACAGAACTGTGTAGAAGTCATATTCTGTAAGGCCGTAGTACCACTGGATAACGCCGGACTGAGAGTCAACGTTGGGCCAGGGGTTTTTGGCTTTTCCATGCTCCTGAAGGATGCCGGGGGCAACTTCATAGATCATGGAAACGATTTTGAACAGTTCATCATCGGGCATATACTTAAGGCAGTATTCACGCTGAGAAGTGTATCTGGGGTCGGTTTTTCTGAGAACTGCGTGGCCGTATCCGGGGATAACTGCGCCGCTGTTCAGAGTGTCCCAAAGGAATTTAACAAGATCTTCCTTAGTGGGAACTTTTCCGCCGAGTTTTCTGTAAACTTCCTGAATCCATGAAAGAACTTCCTGGTTAGCAAGACCGTGAAGAGGACCTGCAAGACCGTTCAGACCGGCAGACAGAGAAAGGTATGCATCGGAAAGCGCAGACGCAACAAGGTGAGTTGTGTGTGCGGAAACGTTGCCTGACTCATGGTCGGAGTGAAGGATGAAGTACATTCTTGCAACATCGTCATAGGGAGGCTTGATGCCCATCATATGAGCGAAGTTGCCGCCGAAATCGAGGCTGTAGTCGGGAGCGATGGGAGTATCGCCTTTGTATTTCATTCTGTAGATATATGCTGCGATTTCAGGCAGTTTAGCCAGAATATCGGTAGCGTCTTCATACATGCTGTCCCAAGCTGTCATTTTATTGAAGCCGGCGTTGTAGAATTTGCAGAATTTAGACTCACGCTGCATAACAAGTATTGCAGTTGAGAAAAGTGTCATGGGGTGCTCGTCTCTGGGCATAGCTCTGAGCACATCGAAAACGTACTGGGGAACCTGAGCGCGGGATTTGAAATCGGCAACAACTTCAAGAGCCTGCTCTTTAGTGGGAACATCGCCTGTAAGGAGGAAATACCAGAAACCTTCGACATAGGGGTAGTCTTTGCCATCGGGTTTGGGGAGTTTTGTCATTACTTCATCAATAGTAAGTCCACGGAAACGTATGCCTTCCATAGGGTCGAGGTAGGAGATATCCGTAACGAGAGATTTAATTCCTCTGCCGCCGCCGATACACTGCTCTATTGTGTATTCGCCGAGTTTAACGTTGCCGAACTCTTTAAGGAGTTTGGTCGTTCTGGGGCGGTGAGCATCGATTTTCTGCTTGAGTACTTCTTTAAGTCCCATTGAAATGCCTCCACTTTATTTTGTCGTCAGATTTAAACAGTGTTTATTTTTATCATTAATGATAGCGCATGTCAACATAGAAATTGTATACAGTGTGCATTACGACATAGAAAAATCCTATAATCAAAAACCATACTAATCATTATTTTATACTTTATTGACAATTATTTATTCTTGACAAGCCTGTCAGAAGAATGTCATAATTCAAAAAATAAAGAGACAAAAAGACGGTATCTCAAATATCGCAGTTCGTTGACTCAAACTAAAAAACATATGGTTAAAAATGCTTGGATTTCTTTTTATAATTTTTAGTGCTTTCACCCACTCGCTCTGGAATATACTGCTGAAAAGGGCAGAAAATAAATATGCATTCAATTTTTACATGCATTTTGCAAATATTCTGTTCTTTACGGCTATATACCCTATAGTATTTCCGGAATATTTGTACTTCGAAAAAGGAGTGGTGATAACGGCTTTCATCGCCTCCATTTTTTTCTCAACCTACCATATCCTCGTTTCCAGCGCCTACAAATATTCTGATGTATCATTGGTTTATCCGCTCACCACAGCATCGCCGTTTTTCATTGTGATCTGGGCTGTGATTTTTCTTAAAGAACATCTGACAGTTATGGGTCTCTCAGGCATCATTTTAACAGTTTTGGGAACAGCTGTTCTAAACCGCACCAAGGGTAAGTGGGGTGAATTTGGAAAAGGCGCTGCGTTTGCTCTTGCCGCAGCATTCTTTTATTCCTTCGGCGCACTGATGGACAAGAAAGGCGTGTCTGGAGCCAATTTCATCCTATACGTCTATTCAATGTCATTGTTTATGACAATGTTCATATTTGTTTATTCTATACGCAGTGGCGAAATAACGTTTAATTATGTAAAAAAAGATAAATGGTGGGTTATTTTTGCAGGGCTTGTTGTATTCGGGTCATTTATTTCCTACCGATACGGGCTTAACATGGTAAACCTTTCCTACGCATCTGCTCTCAGACAGGTCAGCTCACTGTTCGGAGCTGTCATGGGTATCATTTTTTTCAAGGAAAAACTGACTGTTTATAAGATGTTAGGCACTCTGATCATCATGGCGGGCATAATGTTTATCAAAATTGGCATGTAACTTGATAATACCATCTGCGGTAGCGGAACAACCGCGCCACTGAGACGGAGCTCACCGTGAGTGCCGGCAGGAGGCCGGCCTTCCTTTTTTATATACAGCGATACAAACGCCACGCATCAACGTATTTAATAAAATCTGCTTTTGGTCACTATCCGGTCACTGCATAACTCAATAAAAGAAAAAAGGCGAGCATTCGCCCGCCTCTCTATATAACTTCTGATGCGCTGATATTACCACGCCCTACTTCCCGTTGCTACTTATTCTTCCTCAACAGAAAAATACCCATAAATATCATAATGGTCGCAATGTAATCTGTAATTGTTATCGGCTCTCCAACTATAACTGCGCCGATGAATAACGCAACAACAGGCGGGATATAAGTCACAGAAGATGCCGTAACTGTTCCTACTTCCTTTACGAGATAGTAATAAATTATATAAGCCAGACTGGTTCCCAGCAGTCCCAATCCTATAAAAAGCCCAAGTGCCGTGTGGAGATCATTAAAAACGGCTCCGATTCCTTTGTAATCGGTGAACAGCAGCATGGTTAATGAACTGAAACCGAGCTGATAAGCGGTAAGAGCAGCTGTGGGAAGCTTTAAAGGCATTACAAACTTTTTAGCGTAAACAAACGAAGCACCGAGACAAAGAGAGCCGAATGCTATATAAAGCACTCCTTTTATATTAGATTCCAGAATAGTGCTCCCCGATGGCATTGCAATCAAAACAACACCGGCGAAACCGGTTAATACTCCTATGATTTTAGTGAGAGTTATTTTTTCCTCAGGAATAAATATTACCGCAAGTATGAAAGAGAATAGCGGCACTGAACCGCTTAATGCACCTGCTACACCAGACATCAGCAAGACTATGCCTTTCACATATGCCAGATAATAGACCGAAGCTGCAAGCAGTGACATCACAGCAAAGTGTATAGAATATTTTAAGTGCGAAATACGAATATATCCTTTGAAAATAGCGTATGCCGCAACACAGATAAAACCAAGAA
This genomic stretch from Seleniivibrio woodruffii harbors:
- a CDS encoding nitrogenase component 1; this translates as MSYYELKQPPKREDRLNACIAHGSSVCGMGNKKGKACLMQDGERGFQQGSICLLLPALGMLNSMPGNVVLLHSSLGCSTATHSQNGSVRYGNLARTGKLTDVIWASTALNETDVISGGEEKLSEAIKEIDARYKPYCITVVSACVPGIIGDDIDAVIQNVQPEVDAVLLPVHCEGFRTKIWATAYDAVYHGISRTLFSGKLGDVSKIREDLKLPRLEKTINIMNVSSMGRIDELELERLVKKIGLEANIFPVYAHPQSFVKASQAALSVSTCPTHDDYFLDYLKERFDVPYTLAHMPIGIENTGLWLKDIADRLGLGAEAETVIKEEETALHKALAQFKEYFKGKRVFVSAGEFRALSTSLLLEELGFEVVGIRSFHHDAFADNEYEKLNRSAKSDYVVNIANVQPFEEANLLKKLKPDLFLGHTNGNATAAKLGIPTHPIYYSGIAYIGYAGAYQLAKRLYRLLKNPSFNRNLSKHVTLPYKQEWYSESPFAYIKGGNSDG
- a CDS encoding nitrogenase component 1, whose translation is MAEHFIERPRYSCALGGAFFTSTALPETVSIVHSGSGCAGSFAWGQNGGSGCQVSGHCAALAAAGTNVQEHEVVFGGEDRLKEEIEGTLKVLDGKLYLVLTGCVTEIIGDDVNAVINEFKEVGVEIAAALTGGFKGSSYKGYDIVLKALIKDFVKPAQEKIPNRVNIFGIVPFVDPFWRGNLEGIRDLLRGAGIEANVFFTPDSKLADLEYSASASLNVVVSGVYGIDPAAEFERIHKTPYTSLPLPIGAAASASFVRAVSSALGIDSESYIESETEKYYKYLELLTDCYTDLDFQRYALVVGDSNYSVAVTKFLANEVGWVPVLAQCTDILTPEEQDRIKELLADGITSDVHVVFDTDGSQSAVHLKEIWDENRHGVYANTFSPAFVAGSSLERATAEQLGAGHLSISFPVSNRVIINRGYTGFKGGLTLSEDLLSVLVSPR
- a CDS encoding citrate (Si)-synthase, whose product is MGLKEVLKQKIDAHRPRTTKLLKEFGNVKLGEYTIEQCIGGGRGIKSLVTDISYLDPMEGIRFRGLTIDEVMTKLPKPDGKDYPYVEGFWYFLLTGDVPTKEQALEVVADFKSRAQVPQYVFDVLRAMPRDEHPMTLFSTAILVMQRESKFCKFYNAGFNKMTAWDSMYEDATDILAKLPEIAAYIYRMKYKGDTPIAPDYSLDFGGNFAHMMGIKPPYDDVARMYFILHSDHESGNVSAHTTHLVASALSDAYLSLSAGLNGLAGPLHGLANQEVLSWIQEVYRKLGGKVPTKEDLVKFLWDTLNSGAVIPGYGHAVLRKTDPRYTSQREYCLKYMPDDELFKIVSMIYEVAPGILQEHGKAKNPWPNVDSQSGVIQWYYGLTEYDFYTVLFGVGRAFGVLANITWDRALGYAIERPKSVTTAMLEEVAGIK
- a CDS encoding DMT family transporter, which codes for MLGFLFIIFSAFTHSLWNILLKRAENKYAFNFYMHFANILFFTAIYPIVFPEYLYFEKGVVITAFIASIFFSTYHILVSSAYKYSDVSLVYPLTTASPFFIVIWAVIFLKEHLTVMGLSGIILTVLGTAVLNRTKGKWGEFGKGAAFALAAAFFYSFGALMDKKGVSGANFILYVYSMSLFMTMFIFVYSIRSGEITFNYVKKDKWWVIFAGLVVFGSFISYRYGLNMVNLSYASALRQVSSLFGAVMGIIFFKEKLTVYKMLGTLIIMAGIMFIKIGM
- a CDS encoding DMT family transporter, which encodes MTTQSMRSEINLLPILAFCALGLIWGCNFIYIKMAANLITPMQIVLYRVVLGFICVAAYAIFKGYIRISHLKYSIHFAVMSLLAASVYYLAYVKGIVLLMSGVAGALSGSVPLFSFILAVIFIPEEKITLTKIIGVLTGFAGVVLIAMPSGSTILESNIKGVLYIAFGSLCLGASFVYAKKFVMPLKLPTAALTAYQLGFSSLTMLLFTDYKGIGAVFNDLHTALGLFIGLGLLGTSLAYIIYYYLVKEVGTVTASSVTYIPPVVALFIGAVIVGEPITITDYIATIMIFMGIFLLRKNK